A single region of the Brassica rapa cultivar Chiifu-401-42 chromosome A03, CAAS_Brap_v3.01, whole genome shotgun sequence genome encodes:
- the LOC103859174 gene encoding INO80 complex subunit B isoform X1, with amino-acid sequence MEPVSEGSTSTLSGFMDRRRRSPLIRRPRDIKGSLHSFTFMPPSSDNSLKLKLKLGGGLTRTIQTNSEAGVYTDNEICVQKTMYLREIHQSMTEKTKRGLKKRLLDQEQDSDDEEIRYLVKLKSKRITRDYQTNMEDGEHLSSDKHAVTERHKLKMGTVDSLVEGSTSGHVPTTRTRAPTGSSPLEFPDGLPCPSSKRQKQKLSEVEQQSKKAEAAQRRRMLSEKAAQEAEAEAIRKILGQDSGRKKKEEKIKKQQEERAQERATRASTLASNTVRLVIGPSGTTLTFSEDIGLPDIFKPITCSYPPPREKCVGPNCENSYKYRDSKSKLPLCSLSCYKAMQQPLIHC; translated from the exons ATGGAGCCAGTCTCTGAAGGTTCAACTTCTACCTTATCTGGCTTCATGGATaggagaaggagaagccctCTGATTCGTCGACCTCGTGATATAAAAGGGAGCTTGCATAGTTTCACTTTCATGCCACCCTCAAGTGACAACTCTCTGAAACTGAAGCTTAAGCTTGGCGGTGGCCTTACTCGTACTATCCAAACCAACTCAGAGGCGGGTGTTTATACC GATAATGAGATATGTGTTCAGAAAACTATGTATCTAAGAGAGATACATCAGTCCATGACCGAAAAGACCAAACGAGGTCTTAAAAAACGTTTGCTGGATCAAGAACAAGACAGTGATGATGAGGAGATTAGATACCTCGTTAAGTTAAAGTCTAAAAGGATCACAAGGGATTATCAGACAAACATGGAAGACGGAGAACATCTCTCATCAGACAAACATGCTGTAACTGAAAGGCATAAGCTGAAGATGGGAACGGTTGATTCGCTTGTGGAAGGATCAACAAGTGGACACGTTCCTACTACACGCACCCGGGCTCCCACCGGGTCAAGTCCTCTTGAGTTTCCTGATGGCTTACCTTGCCCCTCTTCTAAAA GACAAAAGCAAAAGCTGTCTGAGGTAGAGCAACAATCCAAGAAGGCTGAAGCTGCACAGAGACGAAGAATGCTGTCTGAAAAGGCTGCTCAAGAAGCTGAG GCTGAAGCTATCAGGAAGATACTTGGGCAAGACTCagggagaaagaagaaagaggagAAGATTAAGAAACAACAAGAAGAACGAGCTCAG GAGAGAGCTACAAGAGCAAGCACACTCGCATCAAACACTGTCAGATTAGTTATTGGTCCGAGTGGAACAACTTTGACATTTTCTGAAGACATTGGTCTTCCAGATATCTTCAAGCCAATCACCTGCAG TTATCCTCCTCCACGTGAGAAATGCGTGGGGCCAAACTGTGAGAACTCGTACAAGTACAGGGACTCGAAGTCGAAGCTACCACTATGCAGTCTCAGTTGTTACAAGGCTATGCAACAACCTTTGATTCATTGCTAA
- the LOC103859175 gene encoding serine/threonine-protein phosphatase 4 regulatory subunit 3 isoform X2 — protein sequence MGAPEKSQSNSNSSSMQRVKVYHLNEDGKWDDRGTGHVSIDYVERSEELSLCVIDEEDNEMLLVHPINPEDIYRKQEDTIISWRDPERSTEMALSFQETAGCSYVWDQICATQRNLHFSSLNSETFHSLNSELRELPAVELTTLPLILKIVTESGMTDQMRLTELVLKDNDFFRNLMGVFKICEELENVEGLHMIFNIVKGIILLNSSQILEKIFGDELIMEIIGCLEYDPGVPHSQHHRNFLKEHVVFKEAIPIKDPLVLSKIHQTYRIGYLKDVVLGRVLDDAIVANLNSVIHANNAIVVSLLKDDSTFIQELFARFRSPSTSMESKKNLVYFLHEFCSLSKSLQVVQQLRLFRDLVNEGIFYVIEEVLQIPDKKLVLTGYPDSFLESRPQSFTFLCCSHRRNPPSRSPGEGNDGRLW from the exons ATGGGCGCCCCTGAAAAGTCGCAATCTAATTCCAATTCCAGTTCTATGCAG AGAGTGAAGGTTTATCATTTGAATGAAGATGGTAAATGGGATGATCGAGGAACTGGGCATGTAAGCATCGACTATGTGGag CGTTCCGAAGAGCTCAGTCTTTGTGTAATCGATGAAGAAGATAACGAGATGTTACTTGTGCATCCCATCAACCCTGAGGATATTTACAGGAAGCAAGAAG ACACGATAATCTCATGGAGAGACCCAGAGCGTTCAACAGAAATGGCTTTGAGCTTTCAAGAGACTGCTGGGTGCTCTTATGTATG GGACCAAATCTGCGCTACGCAACGAAATTTGCATTTCAGCTCTCTGAACA GTGAAACTTTTCACAGCTTGAATAGCGAGTTGAGGGAGCTTCCTGCTGTAGAGCTTACTACACTTCCCCTAATACTGAAG ATTGTTACGGAGAGTGGCATGACAGATCAGATGCGTCTAACTGAACTTGTATTGAAGGAT AATGATTTCTTCCGGAATCTGATGGGTGTCTTTAAAATATGCGAGGAATTGGAAAATGTTGAAGGCCTTCACATGATATTCAATATTGTCAAGGGAATCA TTTTGCTCAACAGTTCTCAGATCTTGGAGAAAATATTTGGAGATGAGCTGATCATGGAAATTATTGGATGCCTTGAGT ATGATCCCGGTGTTCCTCACTCTCAGCATCACCGGAATTTTCTGAAGGAGCATGTCGTTTTTAAGGAG GCTATACCAATTAAAGATCCGTTAGTCCTGTCAAAGATACACCAAACGTACAgaattggctacttgaag GATGTTGTCTTGGGCAGAGTATTAGATGATGCTATTGTTGCAAACTTGAATTCAGTTATACATGCCAACAATGCCATT GTTGTTTCATTGCTGAAGGATGATAGCACTTTTATTCAGGAATTATTTGCAAGGTTTAGGTCACCTTCTACATCTATGGAATCCAAGAAAAATTTG GTATATTTCTTGCACGAATTTTGTAGTTTAAGCAAGAGCCTCCAAGTGGTGCAGCAGCTGCGGCTTTTTAG GGACCTTGTCAATGAAGGAATTTTTTATGTCATAGAGGAAGTCTTGCAGATTCCAGACAAAAAACTCGTATTAACTGG ATATCCTGATTCTTTTCTTGAATCAAGACCCCAGTCTTTTACGTTCTTATGTTGTTCGCACCGAAGGAACCCCCCTTCTCGGTCTCCTG GTGAAGGGAATGATGGAAGACTTTGGTGA
- the LOC103859175 gene encoding serine/threonine-protein phosphatase 4 regulatory subunit 3 isoform X1 has product MGAPEKSQSNSNSSSMQRVKVYHLNEDGKWDDRGTGHVSIDYVERSEELSLCVIDEEDNEMLLVHPINPEDIYRKQEDTIISWRDPERSTEMALSFQETAGCSYVWDQICATQRNLHFSSLNSETFHSLNSELRELPAVELTTLPLILKIVTESGMTDQMRLTELVLKDNDFFRNLMGVFKICEELENVEGLHMIFNIVKGIILLNSSQILEKIFGDELIMEIIGCLEYDPGVPHSQHHRNFLKEHVVFKEAIPIKDPLVLSKIHQTYRIGYLKDVVLGRVLDDAIVANLNSVIHANNAIVVSLLKDDSTFIQELFARFRSPSTSMESKKNLVYFLHEFCSLSKSLQVVQQLRLFRDLVNEGIFYVIEEVLQIPDKKLVLTGTDILILFLNQDPSLLRSYVVRTEGTPLLGLLVKGMMEDFGDKMHCQFLEIIRTLLDTNALSGGAQRSTILDIFYEKHLPEIVDVITASCPETSGNTSEGPARRIRTKPEVLLNICELLCFCIMQDSSRTKCSFLQNNVTEKILHLTRRKEKYLVVAAIRFVRTLLSVHDDFVQNYVVKNNTLKPVMDVFIANGNRYNLLNSAVLDLLEHIRKGNATLLLKYIVDTFWDRLAPFQCLISIQAFKIKYEQCLESAVPKSSADEVNPRRKVEERALDKEEEDYFNEDSDEEDSASASNTQKEKPASNTQKEQPKPPHLSNGVAPSSSSSPRSGGLVDYEDDEDDEDYKPPPRKQPEASEEDEGELLRLKRKSPLVEREQEASKKPRLGKNSKRDNVFAVLCSTLSHAVLAGRKSQSTTVSSARSVVAKEPEDPSSEENNSSNSDDENHKDDGVSSSERGASSDNGKLNGEESMVVTPKSSPEMAVNGS; this is encoded by the exons ATGGGCGCCCCTGAAAAGTCGCAATCTAATTCCAATTCCAGTTCTATGCAG AGAGTGAAGGTTTATCATTTGAATGAAGATGGTAAATGGGATGATCGAGGAACTGGGCATGTAAGCATCGACTATGTGGag CGTTCCGAAGAGCTCAGTCTTTGTGTAATCGATGAAGAAGATAACGAGATGTTACTTGTGCATCCCATCAACCCTGAGGATATTTACAGGAAGCAAGAAG ACACGATAATCTCATGGAGAGACCCAGAGCGTTCAACAGAAATGGCTTTGAGCTTTCAAGAGACTGCTGGGTGCTCTTATGTATG GGACCAAATCTGCGCTACGCAACGAAATTTGCATTTCAGCTCTCTGAACA GTGAAACTTTTCACAGCTTGAATAGCGAGTTGAGGGAGCTTCCTGCTGTAGAGCTTACTACACTTCCCCTAATACTGAAG ATTGTTACGGAGAGTGGCATGACAGATCAGATGCGTCTAACTGAACTTGTATTGAAGGAT AATGATTTCTTCCGGAATCTGATGGGTGTCTTTAAAATATGCGAGGAATTGGAAAATGTTGAAGGCCTTCACATGATATTCAATATTGTCAAGGGAATCA TTTTGCTCAACAGTTCTCAGATCTTGGAGAAAATATTTGGAGATGAGCTGATCATGGAAATTATTGGATGCCTTGAGT ATGATCCCGGTGTTCCTCACTCTCAGCATCACCGGAATTTTCTGAAGGAGCATGTCGTTTTTAAGGAG GCTATACCAATTAAAGATCCGTTAGTCCTGTCAAAGATACACCAAACGTACAgaattggctacttgaag GATGTTGTCTTGGGCAGAGTATTAGATGATGCTATTGTTGCAAACTTGAATTCAGTTATACATGCCAACAATGCCATT GTTGTTTCATTGCTGAAGGATGATAGCACTTTTATTCAGGAATTATTTGCAAGGTTTAGGTCACCTTCTACATCTATGGAATCCAAGAAAAATTTG GTATATTTCTTGCACGAATTTTGTAGTTTAAGCAAGAGCCTCCAAGTGGTGCAGCAGCTGCGGCTTTTTAG GGACCTTGTCAATGAAGGAATTTTTTATGTCATAGAGGAAGTCTTGCAGATTCCAGACAAAAAACTCGTATTAACTGG AACAGATATCCTGATTCTTTTCTTGAATCAAGACCCCAGTCTTTTACGTTCTTATGTTGTTCGCACCGAAGGAACCCCCCTTCTCGGTCTCCTG GTGAAGGGAATGATGGAAGACTTTGGTGATAAGATGCATTGCCAATTTCTAGAAATTATCCGAACATTACTGGATACAAATGCATTGTCTGGTGGAGCTCAG AGATCAACTATCTTGGATATTTTCTACGAGAAACATCTACCTGAGATAGTGGATGTTATTACTGCCTCATGTCCTGAGACGTCAGGCAATACATCTGAAGGTCCAGCGAGAAGGATTCGCACAAAGCCTGAAGTCTTGCTGAACATATGTGAACTGTTGTGCTTTTGCATCATGCAAGATTCATCCAGAACAAA ATGCAGTTTTCTCCAAAACAATGTGACTGAAAAGATCTTGCATCTCACACGGAGAAAGGAAAAATACCTTGTGGTTGCTGCTATAAGATTTGTCCGTACTCTCCTATCCGTGCAT GATGATTTTGTCCAGAACTACGTTGTTAAGAACAACACACTGAAACCAGTTATGGATGTCTTCATTGCCAATGGGAACCGGTACAATCTGTTGAACTCTGCAGTCTTGGATCTGCTTGAGCACATACGCAAG GGAAATGCAACTCTGTTGCTCAAATACATAGTTGATACGTTCTGGGACCGGTTGGCTCCGTTTCAGTGCTTAATCTCTATCCAGGCTTTTAAGATCAAGTATGAGCAG TGCTTAGAAAGTGCCGTACCGAAAAGCAGTGCTGATGAGGTTAATCCGAGAAGAAAAGTTGAGGAGCGTGCATTGGATAAAGAGGAGGAAGATTATTTCAACGAAGACAG CGATGAAGAAGATTCTGCATCTGCTTCTAATACACAGAAGGAAAAACCTGCCTCTAATACACAGAAAGAACAACCGAAGCCTCCTCATCTTTCAAATGGAGTGGCTCCAAGCTCTTCTTCCAG CCCGAGGTCTGGAGGCTTGGTTGACTATGAGgacgatgaagatgatgaagactATAAGCCGCCTCCTCGGAAGCAACCAGAAGCCTCTGAAGAGGATGAAGGCGAGCTCCTTAGGCTGAAACGCAAATCCCCTTTAGTAGAAAGGGAACAAGAGGCATCCAAGAAACCACGGCTGGGTAAAAATTCGAAAAGAGACAATGTATTTGCCGTTCTTTGTTCGACGCTGAGCCATGCAGTGCTAGCCGGTAGGAAAAGTCAAAGCACCACTGTATCTTCAGCACGGTCGGTTGTAGCTAAGGAACCAGAGGACCCGAGTAGTGAAGAGAATAACAGTAGCAATTCAGATGACGAAAATCATAAGGATGATGGAGTTTCTAGTTCTGAACGCGGAGCATCATCAGACAATGGAAAGCTGAATGGGGAAGAATCCATGGTAGTAACTCCCAAATCATCACCTGAGATGGCTGTAAATGGATCCTGA
- the LOC103859174 gene encoding INO80 complex subunit B isoform X2, which translates to MEPVSEGSTSTLSGFMDRRRRSPLIRRPRDIKGSLHSFTFMPPSSDNSLKLKLKLGGGLTRTIQTNSEDNEICVQKTMYLREIHQSMTEKTKRGLKKRLLDQEQDSDDEEIRYLVKLKSKRITRDYQTNMEDGEHLSSDKHAVTERHKLKMGTVDSLVEGSTSGHVPTTRTRAPTGSSPLEFPDGLPCPSSKRQKQKLSEVEQQSKKAEAAQRRRMLSEKAAQEAEAEAIRKILGQDSGRKKKEEKIKKQQEERAQERATRASTLASNTVRLVIGPSGTTLTFSEDIGLPDIFKPITCSYPPPREKCVGPNCENSYKYRDSKSKLPLCSLSCYKAMQQPLIHC; encoded by the exons ATGGAGCCAGTCTCTGAAGGTTCAACTTCTACCTTATCTGGCTTCATGGATaggagaaggagaagccctCTGATTCGTCGACCTCGTGATATAAAAGGGAGCTTGCATAGTTTCACTTTCATGCCACCCTCAAGTGACAACTCTCTGAAACTGAAGCTTAAGCTTGGCGGTGGCCTTACTCGTACTATCCAAACCAACTCAGAG GATAATGAGATATGTGTTCAGAAAACTATGTATCTAAGAGAGATACATCAGTCCATGACCGAAAAGACCAAACGAGGTCTTAAAAAACGTTTGCTGGATCAAGAACAAGACAGTGATGATGAGGAGATTAGATACCTCGTTAAGTTAAAGTCTAAAAGGATCACAAGGGATTATCAGACAAACATGGAAGACGGAGAACATCTCTCATCAGACAAACATGCTGTAACTGAAAGGCATAAGCTGAAGATGGGAACGGTTGATTCGCTTGTGGAAGGATCAACAAGTGGACACGTTCCTACTACACGCACCCGGGCTCCCACCGGGTCAAGTCCTCTTGAGTTTCCTGATGGCTTACCTTGCCCCTCTTCTAAAA GACAAAAGCAAAAGCTGTCTGAGGTAGAGCAACAATCCAAGAAGGCTGAAGCTGCACAGAGACGAAGAATGCTGTCTGAAAAGGCTGCTCAAGAAGCTGAG GCTGAAGCTATCAGGAAGATACTTGGGCAAGACTCagggagaaagaagaaagaggagAAGATTAAGAAACAACAAGAAGAACGAGCTCAG GAGAGAGCTACAAGAGCAAGCACACTCGCATCAAACACTGTCAGATTAGTTATTGGTCCGAGTGGAACAACTTTGACATTTTCTGAAGACATTGGTCTTCCAGATATCTTCAAGCCAATCACCTGCAG TTATCCTCCTCCACGTGAGAAATGCGTGGGGCCAAACTGTGAGAACTCGTACAAGTACAGGGACTCGAAGTCGAAGCTACCACTATGCAGTCTCAGTTGTTACAAGGCTATGCAACAACCTTTGATTCATTGCTAA